The nucleotide window TTGTTAAACTATCTGCTAACTTATTTAGATTACCAGTAATGTTTTTAGTATTTTCTAGAGTAATTTTTAAATTATCTTGATTATCAACAACCATAGAATTTACGGTTTTAATCGTTTGTCTAAGCTCGTATATTGTTGCAGATAAATTTGATACTGATGAATTAATACCTTTAATTGTATTTTCATTTAGGACTTTATTTAAACCACTAAATAAAGTATCTGCGCTTACTATTACCTTTTCTATTTTTGTTTGTAAAGGATCTAATCTTTCACCAATAGAAGTAAATAAGCTTTCCTCCATTTCACCTTGAAGCATGTCTCCTGAAACAGCCATTTCACCTTCATAATTAGGAATAATTGCTAAGTTTGATGGCGATAATGGGTTTGGAGAATATATTTTTACAACACTACTTTTAGAAAACTGAAAATCGTTTTCAACAGCAAATGTTACAATTAATTGCCCTCTTTTTTCTTCTGTAGTATTAAATTCAATACCTTTTACCTGACCTACTTTTAATCCGTTTAAAGTAACAGTACTTGCCCTATTTAGACCACCTATTTTGGTATATTCCACTTGGAATTCTCTTGCTTTACCATCAAGTAAATCATGACCTTTTAAAAAATTAAAACCCCAAACAAATAAGATTATAACTACTAATAAAATGGCACCAATTTTTAATTCTTTAGACATAGGTAGAAATTTACTAACAATATTACTAATATTTTTTGGTTGTTTTAAGCAAATTTAAGGCATTTTATTCACTTCTTCTACAGATACTTTTTCGCCATTTTTAAAAGCGACAAGAAAAGCAGATTTGTAGCCTTTCTGTCTAGCAACTTTTAATGAATTTTTAGCCTCTTTGTATGAGGAAGTTACACCATAATAATATTTATAAAAGTTACCCAATTTTACCCTTTGAATATCCTTCAGGCCTTTGAAATTATAGGCTTTTGTTGCCAATTTATTTTTACCAGATGCAATTTGTACTTTAAATTCAATAAAATCTTTTTGCTCAACTACTGAGCCATCATCAACTACAGTATTAATTTTTAAATTGGTTACATAATTTTCAATTGCTTGTGCAACAGATTTGGCCATTTGCTTTTGACCTTGTTTGGAGTTCAGGTATCTACCCTCTTTCTTGTTTGTTAAAAACCCTAATTCTACCAAAACACTTGGCATTACTGTTTCTCTTAAAACTTGAAAATTATCTTGTTTTACTTTACGATCTAATCTGTTTAGTTGTTTTGTAAAATTCGATTGAATTAAACTTGCAATTTCTAAACTCTTATCTAAATTTTCTTCTTGTAACAGAGAGAAACCAACAACAGATTCTACAGAATTTGCATCAAACCCTTTATATCTTTGTTCGTAGTTTTCTTCTAATAAAACTGCTGCATTTTCTCTTTTGGCTATTTCTAAATTCTTCTTATTACCTCTTAAACCCAAAACAAAAGTTCCTGCTCCATGAGCAGCTGGTCTTGGTAGGTATGAATCACAATGAATAGAAACAAACAAATCAGCATCTGCTTTATTAGCTATGTCTCCTCTTTTCCATAAGTCTATAAAAACATCTTTATTTCTAGTATAAATGACTTGGATGTCTTTGTTTTTTTTTAGTTCTGCACCCACTAATAAAGCTACTTTT belongs to Polaribacter dokdonensis and includes:
- a CDS encoding MlaD family protein, whose amino-acid sequence is MSKELKIGAILLVVIILFVWGFNFLKGHDLLDGKAREFQVEYTKIGGLNRASTVTLNGLKVGQVKGIEFNTTEEKRGQLIVTFAVENDFQFSKSSVVKIYSPNPLSPSNLAIIPNYEGEMAVSGDMLQGEMEESLFTSIGERLDPLQTKIEKVIVSADTLFSGLNKVLNENTIKGINSSVSNLSATIYELRQTIKTVNSMVVDNQDNLKITLENTKNITGNLNKLADSLTTVNFNSIVQKAENAVDNFNELSKKINSTDGSIGRLINDDELYKNVEAATKELEQLLRDLKINPKRYVHFSLFGKKPQEYEPTAPDSLLFIKD
- a CDS encoding N-acetylmuramoyl-L-alanine amidase family protein, producing MNFLQIHKFNTKFQKLFFIVFCFAIFLPITTNAQKKYTIVLDAGHGGKDPGNRGNGYYEKNIALKVALLVGAELKKNKDIQVIYTRNKDVFIDLWKRGDIANKADADLFVSIHCDSYLPRPAAHGAGTFVLGLRGNKKNLEIAKRENAAVLLEENYEQRYKGFDANSVESVVGFSLLQEENLDKSLEIASLIQSNFTKQLNRLDRKVKQDNFQVLRETVMPSVLVELGFLTNKKEGRYLNSKQGQKQMAKSVAQAIENYVTNLKINTVVDDGSVVEQKDFIEFKVQIASGKNKLATKAYNFKGLKDIQRVKLGNFYKYYYGVTSSYKEAKNSLKVARQKGYKSAFLVAFKNGEKVSVEEVNKMP